The Apibacter raozihei genome contains a region encoding:
- a CDS encoding T9SS type B sorting domain-containing protein has protein sequence MNKRYLSPVFTLFLSIFITCTTFAQATKDPVIQIVDHNSNPNPIISCDYNFNSSNKNCITLTVNYPEIKKTSDYLVKSIDYVPIGNFSDGAEVSIKKEDDYWSSLIEIPFTFCLYGKNFNSLILNDNGSISFNTPDYANEGAPYNLPIANDEISSVLNEGKLLSYSIYGLFHDLILDPNSLECLSTGGCGNISTYTTGTAPYRKFVINYNNMNHYECTSNIKSTFQIVLYETTNIIDIYVKQKPNSCKKTKFEKRPNVALIAITDGNGNGIAPANRNDISEWDTENSGSEAWRFEPQGNITPGITWYDADSKAIAYNTKSIEVCPTSDTTYKVEVNYNSCGVDKILTSIPIKFNLEFPVAKSIEKYTCFNYGTPITVDYELLANEATLGNLEKYNYYYYTSYEQAVKNLPADRVSPIFTLNTYASKLIYLRVENKNNPDCNTIVNLIYHFKEKPYLTGEQTLNLCEKKNKETIFIDVKVNGILSFDEYNHNWKGLYFYTLEEAQNYKEGGNIQPIDVLKLGTPPSSIKLYARIFNSFVPECSTIILPVKITVNEQVELTELPPYTSCEPYSFDDDLTKHIINDFPDYQKYSFTYYKSYDNAKNQVNPISENTSVYPNVTKYPVENGVTIYIRVNNFGNEFCPPIIKLSYLLRSGSIKDIEFKICDTENEGKVEVDLESYFNQAKGSTIVSNVKYYDYLGEISYDKIKKYTINNTTFITVSYTEDGCDFSMTIILVFQKYIQKITSYPVCDLSHSGKENFSLKTLDNLFIQGFPLESKIFYYSNEKDLGTGKNTIKEMDVIANQDNFVYIEILVWNSCRFYYKLPLKLVQQVFANTNNYKAKICDNNLDDKEILDLTIYNNNVIEATDLSNYTFSYYLTYNDAHSSSNAIVLPTKFLVQNLSSRIIYIRINDLNSTCFSIVELTFENINSIEAQNAIEYYCDIKGNGYKDNINLLSIINEKMISDSPYALKISLHDKEEDANKMSVTSINKDPEQYFFNNEAHIWVRFEKDACYVVKKLSLYMEKTPKPRPAFYTVCDEKFDGVYILNSKDVEAINAMIIRENTDQYTFNYYQDNAGTILIDPLTTVLTSLPNSNHVLYAKASKNGCESLITSITISTVSQVPLVSISEPAKQCDDNFDGIASFNLSEYVKQLHDPSQPLPENPQYSIYSSYDDARNQNNPKSLTNYTNIKPNEDEAYVRVSSTSHCPSIMKINLVVLPLPVSSLAKEYKICPNESLVINADTGNTEDYYKWSTGEEGTNLTKITINLAGNYSVTISKSNGCSFTYTTSVTYYESVIIKSTDAGNDYISVNAEGPAPLEYSIDKINWQDSNVFNNLEPAIYTIYVRSKNTPCNPASTKAVIFKIPNLITPNNDGYNDSWTMCGLDLFNGEKSSIKIFDRYGKVIFEENSDTCFVWNGYYLGRPLPTNSYWYLINIPDGRKFTGWILLKNYNSLQMK, from the coding sequence ATGAATAAACGGTATCTCTCACCTGTATTTACTTTGTTCCTATCTATTTTTATAACTTGTACAACTTTTGCTCAAGCTACAAAAGATCCGGTCATTCAAATTGTTGATCATAACTCTAATCCAAATCCTATTATTTCTTGCGATTATAATTTTAACAGTTCCAACAAAAATTGTATTACTTTGACTGTAAATTATCCGGAAATAAAAAAAACGTCTGATTATTTGGTTAAATCAATTGACTATGTTCCTATAGGTAATTTTTCAGACGGAGCAGAAGTTTCCATAAAAAAAGAAGATGACTATTGGAGTAGCCTAATTGAAATACCCTTTACTTTTTGTTTGTATGGGAAAAATTTTAATTCATTAATCTTAAATGATAATGGTTCCATTTCTTTTAATACTCCTGATTACGCGAATGAAGGAGCTCCTTACAATCTACCTATAGCTAATGACGAAATAAGTTCTGTATTAAACGAAGGTAAACTATTATCGTATTCCATTTATGGATTATTTCACGATTTGATTCTTGATCCAAATTCCTTGGAATGTTTATCAACCGGAGGTTGTGGCAATATAAGCACATATACTACAGGAACAGCACCATATAGAAAATTTGTTATAAATTATAACAATATGAATCACTATGAATGTACCAGCAACATAAAGTCAACGTTTCAAATTGTTCTTTACGAAACGACAAACATTATTGATATATATGTAAAACAAAAACCAAATTCTTGTAAAAAAACTAAATTTGAGAAACGTCCGAATGTTGCTTTAATAGCAATAACAGATGGTAATGGAAACGGAATAGCCCCTGCTAATAGAAATGATATTTCAGAATGGGACACGGAAAATTCTGGTTCTGAAGCTTGGAGATTTGAACCTCAGGGTAATATTACTCCGGGAATAACCTGGTACGATGCAGACTCCAAAGCTATAGCATATAATACAAAATCAATTGAAGTTTGCCCAACTTCAGATACTACTTATAAAGTGGAAGTTAATTATAACTCCTGCGGTGTTGACAAGATATTAACTTCAATACCTATAAAATTTAACTTAGAATTTCCGGTAGCAAAATCGATTGAAAAATATACCTGTTTTAATTATGGTACACCAATTACTGTTGACTATGAGTTACTAGCTAATGAAGCTACTTTGGGGAATCTGGAAAAATATAATTATTATTATTATACCAGCTATGAACAAGCGGTTAAAAATTTACCAGCTGACAGAGTATCACCTATTTTTACATTAAACACCTATGCTTCTAAACTGATTTATTTAAGAGTTGAAAACAAAAACAATCCAGATTGCAATACAATAGTTAATTTAATATATCATTTTAAAGAAAAACCATATCTAACTGGAGAACAAACATTAAATCTATGTGAAAAGAAAAATAAGGAAACTATATTTATTGATGTAAAAGTAAATGGTATCTTATCTTTTGATGAATATAATCATAATTGGAAAGGACTTTATTTTTATACACTTGAGGAAGCTCAAAATTATAAAGAAGGTGGAAACATTCAACCTATTGATGTTTTAAAACTTGGCACTCCACCTAGTTCTATTAAACTTTATGCAAGAATTTTTAATTCATTTGTACCTGAATGTTCTACCATTATTTTACCAGTAAAAATAACAGTTAATGAACAGGTTGAATTAACAGAATTACCACCATATACAAGTTGTGAGCCTTATTCTTTCGATGATGATTTAACTAAGCACATAATCAATGATTTTCCGGATTATCAAAAATATTCATTTACTTATTACAAATCATATGATAATGCAAAAAATCAGGTCAATCCAATTTCAGAAAATACATCTGTATATCCAAACGTAACTAAATATCCTGTTGAAAATGGTGTAACAATCTACATAAGAGTTAATAATTTTGGAAATGAATTTTGCCCACCTATCATCAAACTTAGTTATTTATTACGGTCTGGTAGTATTAAAGATATAGAGTTCAAAATATGCGATACTGAAAATGAAGGAAAAGTTGAAGTTGACTTAGAATCTTATTTTAATCAGGCAAAAGGAAGCACTATAGTTTCAAATGTGAAATATTATGATTACTTAGGTGAGATAAGTTATGATAAAATAAAAAAATACACTATCAATAATACAACATTTATAACTGTATCATACACTGAAGATGGCTGTGATTTTTCAATGACTATTATTTTAGTTTTTCAAAAATATATTCAAAAAATAACGAGTTATCCTGTATGCGATTTATCGCATAGCGGTAAGGAAAACTTTTCGCTAAAAACATTAGATAATTTATTTATACAAGGTTTTCCTCTTGAATCTAAAATATTTTATTACTCAAATGAAAAAGATTTAGGAACAGGTAAAAATACAATTAAAGAAATGGATGTTATTGCAAACCAAGATAACTTTGTTTACATCGAAATATTGGTTTGGAACTCTTGTCGATTTTATTATAAACTACCTTTAAAATTAGTACAACAGGTTTTTGCTAATACCAATAATTATAAAGCTAAAATATGTGATAACAATCTGGATGATAAAGAAATTCTTGATCTTACCATTTATAATAACAATGTTATTGAGGCTACAGATTTAAGTAATTACACTTTTTCATACTATTTAACATATAACGATGCTCATAGTTCTTCCAATGCTATTGTTTTACCAACTAAATTTTTGGTCCAAAATCTTTCTTCAAGAATTATCTATATTAGAATTAATGATTTGAATTCGACTTGTTTCAGTATTGTTGAATTAACATTTGAAAATATAAACTCCATTGAAGCACAAAATGCTATTGAATATTATTGCGATATTAAAGGTAATGGTTATAAAGATAATATTAACCTCTTATCAATCATCAATGAGAAAATGATATCTGACTCTCCTTATGCTTTAAAAATATCATTACACGATAAAGAAGAAGACGCTAACAAAATGTCTGTGACATCAATAAATAAAGATCCTGAGCAATACTTCTTTAATAATGAAGCGCATATATGGGTCAGATTTGAAAAAGATGCCTGTTATGTAGTAAAAAAATTGAGTTTATACATGGAAAAAACTCCAAAACCCCGACCAGCTTTTTATACAGTCTGCGACGAAAAATTTGATGGAGTTTACATTTTAAATTCAAAAGATGTAGAAGCAATTAATGCAATGATTATTAGAGAAAATACAGATCAATATACTTTCAATTATTATCAAGATAACGCCGGAACTATTTTAATAGATCCATTGACCACCGTTTTAACCTCCCTTCCAAATTCAAATCATGTTTTATATGCAAAAGCTTCTAAGAACGGATGTGAATCATTAATTACATCAATTACCATATCAACTGTCAGTCAGGTGCCTTTAGTTTCTATCAGTGAACCTGCAAAACAATGTGATGATAATTTTGACGGAATTGCTTCTTTTAATCTTTCAGAATACGTTAAGCAATTACATGATCCTTCTCAGCCTCTTCCTGAAAATCCTCAATACAGTATTTACAGCTCATATGATGATGCCCGCAATCAGAATAATCCAAAAAGCTTAACAAACTATACTAACATTAAGCCTAATGAAGACGAAGCTTATGTAAGAGTTAGCTCTACCTCTCATTGTCCTTCTATCATGAAAATTAATTTGGTCGTACTGCCATTGCCTGTCAGTTCATTAGCTAAAGAATACAAAATATGTCCTAATGAATCTTTAGTTATTAACGCTGATACCGGTAATACAGAAGATTATTATAAATGGAGTACAGGAGAAGAAGGAACCAATTTAACAAAAATTACCATTAACTTAGCAGGAAACTATTCAGTTACAATATCAAAATCCAACGGATGTAGTTTCACTTATACAACATCAGTAACTTATTACGAGTCAGTAATTATAAAAAGTACTGATGCAGGTAATGATTACATAAGTGTAAATGCAGAAGGACCCGCCCCTCTAGAATATTCAATTGATAAAATAAACTGGCAGGACAGTAATGTATTCAATAATCTGGAACCGGCTATATATACCATCTATGTACGTTCTAAAAATACACCATGTAATCCGGCAAGTACCAAAGCCGTAATTTTTAAAATTCCTAATCTGATAACTCCTAATAACGACGGATATAACGATTCCTGGACCATGTGTGGCTTAGATTTATTCAACGGTGAAAAATCTTCAATAAAAATCTTTGACCGATATGGTAAAGTTATATTTGAGGAAAACTCC
- a CDS encoding heavy-metal-associated domain-containing protein, whose protein sequence is MNEFKFKTNIDCGGCVNAVTNYLNDVKGILRWSVDTSIPEKILTVESDTATDEEIINAVKKAGFNIEKI, encoded by the coding sequence ATGAATGAATTCAAGTTTAAAACAAATATAGATTGTGGAGGCTGTGTCAATGCTGTTACAAACTATTTAAATGATGTTAAAGGTATTCTTAGATGGTCTGTGGATACTTCTATACCTGAAAAAATTCTCACTGTAGAATCAGATACAGCAACAGATGAAGAGATTATAAATGCTGTTAAAAAAGCCGGTTTCAATATTGAAAAAATATAA
- a CDS encoding T9SS type B sorting domain-containing protein — MGIRILPYYIILSCLLGSFSLLSAQIISSSAINIKDQNGNSGSILVNCDYKFDINGCISLTAEYPEINSSTDYSVTSINYSPIGNFSEGNEILIDSDDKWSNVQNLPFNFCFYGKTYNSIVVGDNGVISFDTESAGTECPYTIAGSIPSEALIHNAIFGAYHDMTNDNDVFGCISDCGKISLYTTGTAPFRKAVVNYYRMNHFGCENVKSTLQIVLYETTNIIEVYIKDKPYTCDIGNEKRALIGISNEDGSKGISPSGRNTGIWETQNEAWRFTPSGANSTSVKWYDSNHKNIGTGSTVNICNKENQSVSVEVTYNTCTPVTLTNSININYSSDYPVIKSVIHNECYEGETPNQLVDFENLIPEAVGSQTGLKTTLHKTLSDAKNGINPVSGLNTYLMNTLTQTFYLRAQRSDSCFDTSALTINLKRKPTLTEGKAIIVCSESTSGSELIYLGNYNAQITGYESWMSLSYYNSYEDATKGINPITSLQLFNTTKVYVKASNPDMPECFSIIPVSFTLLHAIKADSIEINLCDDDLDGKVNYDLTSYQNTVENNQSFSFSYYVSQKNAEESVNPISDPKNYLVQNNTIIYVKIEQDGACSTIKTITFKFKNTGVSNLTVITCDDGTGKAVVNLESYYNQMAENSDITLEGIYLTYQGAASKDLSQKISNLSSFTVIAPSTTVYVRFTDNSTSCNFIRSIEFKIIQKIEKKPEYYICDINNKGEVNFYLPNLNSLYLAGYPTSSITYYGSLEDYNSGKNPITYILVKGETTVYVKVNVISGCAYLYKVNLKLKPFTVNNVENVAVCDQENDGKETYNLNNLPTLFNLSNYITIFYYSSEESALVEYNPIVSTSAYLITAPTSKIYMRINYVDTCPTIIPVQFDLIESVITNDLSPINVCDKDLNQTEIVDLSSSITESGIDSSKISTEFYLSQAGAEEQKTTEKINDIKNFVVNKQVTTVYIRFQNKFTGCYSIKPLSIIMNTYPVVIKSELYVCDFANDGKENISLSSLNSQLVNDTKGFSFSYYTTEENALNLQNEITTYDVTTSTTLYVRISSNSACYVIQKINFQLSSPPTVYSQVIEICDNNADNKEVVDLTLYEKPLVNNTVNTYTFTYYISYESAYQNSQSITNAKNYTITSFPATIYVRVQNSLNCFSIAELNFNTANIINAKNGIANLCDNNSDMQEYVDITSYVSNMIISTNQNITISYYKTEQGANSKNSADLIDNPEKYSATFAQEYVWIRFDNPDTGCYTIRSLEINITPLPKLINGKYLVCDTNIDNRFTLNLDDLRYVVIFNPDGFTFTYFHSISDAQNNNNQITDFQNYTVEKFNEDIVVKATNEYGCSSIRTVTLYTADKIPVSTESVIIENCDNDFDGLTSFDLTSVTSDITKDSTAIFTFYSTLIDAQNQTNSISNPLSYSNINPVNDMVYVRISSTKYCPSLSSINLKVLPVPVSPLEKDLKICPNGILVLNADTGNEEDYYEWSTGDKGYNLHSITINNAGTYQVTITGTNGCKYTYKTIVTEYSKIVITDLFEGDDYITVIAEGPQPLEYSMDLINWQDQNTFYNLKPGVYTFYVRSKANGCISVQKKGVIFKVTNTITPNGDGFNDNWQLCGLENFDSQPSKIKIFDRYGKEVFSQSSNTCFVWNGFYLGRPLPTTSYWYVIDIIDGRQFTGWILLRNYDEDFR; from the coding sequence ATGGGTATAAGAATTTTGCCATATTACATTATCCTGTCATGCTTGTTGGGCTCCTTCAGTTTACTATCAGCACAAATTATATCTTCGTCTGCTATTAATATCAAAGACCAGAATGGTAATTCAGGATCTATTTTAGTTAATTGTGACTATAAATTTGATATCAATGGTTGTATTTCTTTAACAGCGGAATACCCTGAAATCAATTCATCAACAGACTATTCTGTGACTTCCATAAATTATAGTCCCATTGGTAATTTTTCTGAAGGAAATGAGATTCTTATCGATAGTGATGATAAATGGAGCAATGTACAGAATCTTCCTTTCAACTTTTGTTTTTATGGTAAAACCTATAATTCTATTGTTGTAGGAGACAATGGTGTCATAAGTTTTGATACGGAATCTGCCGGGACTGAATGTCCTTATACTATTGCCGGCTCAATACCTAGCGAAGCACTAATTCATAATGCCATATTTGGAGCTTATCATGATATGACCAATGATAATGATGTATTTGGTTGTATCAGCGATTGTGGGAAAATATCTTTATATACGACTGGCACTGCTCCGTTTAGAAAAGCTGTTGTAAATTATTACAGAATGAATCATTTTGGTTGCGAAAATGTAAAATCTACTTTACAAATTGTATTATATGAAACAACGAATATAATTGAAGTTTATATTAAAGATAAACCTTATACTTGTGATATAGGTAATGAAAAAAGAGCTTTAATAGGTATCAGTAATGAAGATGGTTCTAAAGGAATATCCCCGTCAGGAAGAAATACAGGAATATGGGAAACACAAAATGAGGCTTGGAGATTTACTCCCTCCGGAGCAAACAGCACGTCAGTTAAGTGGTATGATTCTAATCATAAAAACATTGGTACAGGTAGTACTGTGAATATATGTAACAAGGAAAATCAGTCCGTTTCTGTTGAAGTTACCTACAATACTTGCACTCCTGTTACTTTAACAAATTCTATAAATATTAATTATTCTTCGGACTATCCAGTTATCAAAAGTGTGATTCATAATGAATGTTATGAAGGAGAAACACCTAATCAACTCGTAGATTTTGAAAATCTTATACCTGAAGCTGTAGGAAGCCAAACAGGATTAAAAACCACTCTTCATAAAACACTCTCTGACGCAAAAAATGGTATTAACCCTGTGAGTGGATTGAACACTTACTTAATGAATACTCTTACTCAAACCTTTTATTTAAGAGCCCAAAGATCTGATTCCTGCTTTGATACTTCTGCACTGACAATCAATTTAAAGAGAAAACCAACACTAACAGAAGGAAAAGCTATAATTGTTTGTAGTGAATCAACAAGCGGATCTGAATTAATTTATCTGGGAAATTATAATGCTCAAATAACAGGGTATGAATCATGGATGAGTTTGAGTTACTACAATAGCTACGAAGATGCTACTAAAGGCATTAATCCTATTACAAGCTTACAACTCTTCAATACAACTAAAGTGTATGTTAAAGCTTCTAATCCTGATATGCCTGAATGTTTCTCAATTATACCGGTTTCTTTTACGCTTCTTCATGCAATTAAAGCTGATTCCATTGAAATAAATCTATGTGATGATGATTTAGATGGTAAAGTTAATTATGATTTAACCTCATATCAAAACACAGTTGAAAACAATCAGTCTTTTAGTTTTAGTTATTATGTTTCTCAAAAAAATGCGGAAGAAAGTGTTAATCCAATCTCTGATCCGAAAAATTATTTAGTACAAAATAATACCATTATATATGTTAAGATAGAACAAGATGGAGCCTGTTCCACCATCAAAACTATCACATTTAAATTTAAAAATACAGGTGTAAGTAACCTTACTGTAATTACATGTGATGACGGTACGGGGAAGGCTGTTGTTAATTTAGAGTCTTACTACAATCAAATGGCTGAAAATTCAGATATAACACTTGAAGGAATTTATCTTACTTATCAAGGAGCTGCATCCAAAGATTTATCTCAAAAAATTTCAAATCTTTCCAGTTTTACGGTTATAGCACCTTCTACCACAGTCTATGTTAGATTTACGGATAATTCAACTTCCTGTAACTTTATTCGTTCTATTGAATTTAAAATTATACAGAAAATCGAAAAAAAACCTGAATATTATATTTGCGATATTAATAATAAAGGAGAGGTAAATTTTTACCTACCCAATTTAAATTCATTATATTTAGCGGGTTACCCAACCTCAAGTATTACTTATTATGGTTCTTTAGAAGACTATAATTCTGGAAAAAATCCTATTACTTACATACTAGTTAAAGGTGAAACAACAGTTTATGTAAAAGTAAATGTTATATCAGGATGTGCTTATTTATATAAGGTAAATCTTAAACTTAAGCCTTTTACAGTAAATAACGTTGAAAACGTTGCGGTTTGCGATCAAGAAAATGACGGTAAAGAAACATATAATTTAAATAATCTTCCTACTCTTTTCAACTTAAGTAATTACATAACTATTTTTTATTATAGTTCAGAAGAATCAGCACTTGTTGAATATAATCCTATTGTTTCTACTTCTGCTTATTTAATAACTGCTCCAACTAGTAAAATATATATGAGAATAAATTATGTGGATACTTGCCCAACTATTATACCTGTTCAGTTTGATCTGATTGAATCTGTAATTACTAATGATTTATCCCCTATCAATGTTTGTGATAAAGATTTAAACCAAACGGAAATAGTTGATCTATCTTCTTCAATTACAGAAAGTGGTATTGATAGTTCAAAAATTTCAACGGAGTTTTATCTTTCCCAAGCTGGTGCTGAAGAGCAAAAAACAACAGAAAAGATTAATGATATAAAAAATTTCGTAGTAAATAAACAAGTAACTACGGTTTATATAAGATTTCAAAATAAATTTACTGGTTGTTACTCAATAAAACCTCTAAGTATAATTATGAATACATATCCGGTTGTTATTAAATCCGAGTTGTATGTATGTGATTTTGCAAATGACGGAAAAGAAAATATTTCATTAAGTTCATTAAATTCTCAACTAGTAAACGATACTAAAGGCTTTTCTTTTAGCTATTATACCACTGAGGAAAATGCTTTAAACCTGCAAAATGAAATTACTACTTATGATGTTACTACTTCAACAACATTATACGTAAGAATTTCTTCAAACTCTGCATGTTATGTAATTCAAAAGATTAATTTTCAGTTATCATCCCCTCCTACCGTTTATAGTCAAGTTATTGAAATATGCGACAATAATGCTGATAATAAGGAAGTTGTTGACCTGACCTTGTATGAAAAACCTTTAGTAAACAATACAGTAAACACTTATACATTTACTTACTACATCTCATATGAATCAGCTTACCAAAATTCTCAATCAATAACCAACGCTAAAAATTATACAATTACTAGTTTTCCTGCGACTATTTATGTAAGAGTTCAAAATTCTCTTAACTGTTTTTCAATAGCTGAGTTAAATTTTAATACAGCTAACATAATTAATGCTAAAAATGGAATTGCTAACTTATGTGATAATAATTCTGATATGCAAGAATATGTTGATATAACTTCTTATGTTTCAAACATGATCATATCAACAAATCAAAATATAACTATTTCGTATTATAAAACAGAACAAGGTGCTAATTCCAAAAATTCAGCGGACTTGATTGATAATCCGGAAAAATATTCTGCAACATTTGCGCAGGAATATGTTTGGATACGGTTTGATAATCCGGATACCGGATGTTATACTATACGTTCTCTTGAAATTAATATTACTCCTCTTCCTAAACTAATTAATGGAAAATATTTAGTATGTGATACTAATATCGATAATCGTTTTACACTTAATCTAGATGATTTGAGATACGTAGTTATTTTCAATCCGGATGGTTTTACTTTTACTTATTTTCATTCAATTTCTGATGCTCAAAATAATAATAATCAAATAACTGATTTTCAAAATTATACAGTTGAAAAATTCAATGAAGACATTGTTGTAAAAGCGACTAATGAATATGGTTGTAGCTCAATAAGAACCGTTACCTTATATACGGCTGATAAAATACCGGTTTCTACGGAATCTGTTATCATAGAAAACTGTGATAATGATTTTGATGGTCTAACTAGTTTTGATTTAACATCTGTTACTTCTGACATTACAAAAGATTCTACAGCCATATTTACTTTTTACAGTACACTTATAGATGCTCAAAATCAAACGAATAGTATTAGTAATCCTTTAAGTTATAGTAATATTAATCCTGTTAATGATATGGTATATGTTAGAATATCTTCTACTAAATATTGTCCGTCATTAAGTAGCATAAATTTAAAAGTTCTACCCGTTCCGGTAAGTCCTTTGGAAAAAGATCTAAAAATTTGTCCTAATGGTATTTTAGTACTTAATGCAGACACTGGAAATGAAGAAGATTATTATGAATGGAGTACTGGTGATAAGGGGTATAATTTACATTCAATAACAATTAACAATGCCGGAACTTATCAGGTTACAATAACAGGAACCAACGGATGTAAATATACTTACAAAACAATAGTAACAGAATACTCTAAAATTGTTATCACTGACTTATTTGAAGGAGATGATTATATTACAGTAATTGCTGAAGGGCCTCAACCTCTTGAGTATTCAATGGATTTAATAAACTGGCAGGATCAAAACACTTTTTACAATTTAAAACCAGGAGTATATACTTTTTATGTACGTTCAAAAGCTAATGGATGTATTTCCGTTCAGAAAAAAGGAGTTATCTTTAAAGTAACAAATACTATAACGCCTAACGGAGACGGATTTAATGATAATTGGCAGTTATGCGGATTAGAAAATTTTGACTCTCAACCATCAAAAATAAAAATCTTTGACCGATACGGTAAAGAAGTATTTTCACAAAGCTCAAATACTTGTTTCGTATGGAATGGTTTTTACTTAGGAAGGCCATTGCCTACAACTTCATATTGGTATGTCATCGATATAATTGATGGAAGACAATTTACCGGATGGATATTACTCAGAAATTATGATGAAGATTTTCGCTAA
- a CDS encoding DegT/DnrJ/EryC1/StrS family aminotransferase, which translates to MPGYELWGEEEKKHLNDVIESGILMRYNFESVRNNHWKAKELEHAIEKKMHVGHVQLTSSGTTALITALNVAGVGAGDEVILPTFTFVASFEAVLGVGAIPVLVDVDNTLTMDPKSVENAITSRTKVIMPVHMCGSMADISALQSIAKKHSILLIEDACQSFGATYNGKYLGTIGDIGCFSFDFVKTITCGEGGAMITNNEEYYKHADQYTDHGHDHVGTNRGAESHPYLGLNYRISELNAAVGLAQFGKLDTILSIQRKNKKFIKDSLQTIEGLEFRRIPDENGDNASFLSIFLPSQEKARNVSQALASNGIGNAYWFDNNWHYIRKWDHLKLIKTLAPLYKEHKELLPNYANADYSQSNEIMSKTVTIPISLLWTEQELTKKAEIIKNTIENQLS; encoded by the coding sequence ATGCCAGGATATGAGCTTTGGGGTGAAGAAGAAAAAAAACACCTGAATGATGTTATTGAAAGTGGAATTTTAATGCGTTACAATTTTGAATCTGTAAGAAACAATCATTGGAAAGCTAAAGAGTTGGAACATGCCATAGAGAAAAAAATGCATGTTGGCCACGTACAATTAACCAGTAGTGGAACTACAGCTTTAATAACGGCTTTAAATGTTGCAGGTGTAGGAGCCGGAGACGAAGTAATTCTTCCGACATTTACTTTTGTTGCTAGTTTTGAAGCAGTTTTAGGCGTAGGAGCTATTCCGGTCCTGGTAGATGTTGATAATACACTTACAATGGATCCTAAATCTGTTGAAAATGCTATTACTTCCAGAACAAAAGTGATTATGCCTGTACATATGTGCGGTTCAATGGCTGATATTTCTGCATTGCAATCCATTGCAAAAAAACATAGTATCCTTCTTATTGAAGATGCATGTCAGTCTTTTGGAGCTACCTATAACGGAAAATACTTAGGAACGATAGGAGATATAGGTTGTTTTTCTTTTGATTTTGTAAAAACGATTACGTGTGGAGAAGGAGGAGCAATGATTACAAATAATGAAGAATATTATAAACATGCGGACCAGTATACAGATCATGGGCATGATCATGTAGGAACCAACCGTGGTGCTGAAAGCCATCCATACTTAGGATTAAATTACAGAATCTCAGAATTAAATGCGGCTGTAGGTTTAGCTCAATTCGGCAAACTGGACACTATCTTATCAATACAAAGAAAAAACAAGAAGTTTATTAAAGATTCATTACAGACAATTGAAGGATTAGAATTCAGAAGAATTCCCGATGAAAATGGAGACAATGCATCTTTTTTAAGCATATTTCTTCCATCACAGGAAAAAGCCAGAAATGTATCTCAAGCTTTAGCTTCCAATGGAATTGGTAATGCATATTGGTTTGATAATAACTGGCACTATATAAGAAAATGGGATCATCTTAAATTGATAAAAACATTGGCACCTCTATATAAAGAACATAAAGAATTATTACCTAATTATGCAAATGCAGATTATTCACAATCAAATGAAATAATGAGCAAAACAGTAACAATTCCGATTTCTTTACTCTGGACTGAGCAGGAGTTAACCAAAAAGGCAGAGATCATTAAAAATACAATTGAAAACCAACTTTCTTAG